Proteins co-encoded in one Betaproteobacteria bacterium genomic window:
- a CDS encoding tyrosine--tRNA ligase, which yields MREQLETIKRGAEELLVESELVERLKGGRPLRIKAGFDPTAPDLHLGHVVLLNKLKQFQDLGHQVLFLIGDFTGMIGDPTGKNTTRPALTRDQILENAETYKSQVFKILDPSLTEICFNSSWMDELGTTGLIKIASMYTVARMLERDDFGKRYRENRSIAIHEFLYPLVQGYDSVALKADVELGGTDQKFNLLVGRELQKHHGQAPQCILTLPLLEGLDGNAKMSKSLGNYVGITDAADEMFGKLMSISDELMWRYIDLLSFEPADHIARWKREAAEGRNPREIKVHFAKELVARFHNDFAANQAEKSFNARFRSGELPENMPEFNVASARDRLPLAQVLKECGLVVSTSEALRLLDQGGIRVDGEKITDRNRTVAKGSTVVVQVGKRRFARVHVH from the coding sequence ATGCGGGAGCAGCTTGAAACAATAAAGCGCGGTGCAGAAGAACTTCTCGTGGAGTCGGAATTAGTTGAGAGGCTCAAAGGGGGGCGTCCGCTACGAATCAAGGCCGGCTTTGATCCAACGGCACCCGATCTGCATCTAGGGCACGTGGTACTGCTAAACAAGCTGAAGCAATTCCAGGATCTTGGTCATCAAGTACTTTTCCTAATCGGCGATTTTACGGGGATGATCGGAGATCCCACCGGCAAGAACACAACACGGCCCGCCCTAACGCGAGACCAGATTCTCGAAAACGCCGAAACCTACAAATCCCAAGTATTCAAGATATTGGACCCTAGTCTTACGGAGATCTGCTTCAACTCCTCATGGATGGATGAACTTGGGACGACGGGGCTCATAAAGATTGCGTCGATGTACACGGTAGCCAGGATGCTGGAAAGAGACGACTTCGGTAAGCGGTACCGTGAGAATCGCTCAATAGCCATCCACGAGTTCCTGTATCCGCTAGTTCAAGGTTACGACTCCGTTGCCTTAAAGGCTGATGTCGAACTGGGGGGCACGGACCAGAAGTTCAATCTCTTGGTTGGCCGTGAACTACAAAAGCATCACGGACAAGCGCCCCAATGCATCCTTACCCTCCCCTTGCTGGAAGGGCTTGATGGCAATGCAAAGATGTCCAAGTCTCTAGGAAATTATGTGGGCATCACCGATGCGGCCGATGAGATGTTCGGAAAGCTGATGTCGATTTCCGACGAATTGATGTGGCGATACATTGATCTATTATCTTTTGAGCCAGCCGACCATATCGCACGCTGGAAAAGAGAGGCCGCGGAAGGGCGAAATCCCCGAGAGATCAAGGTGCACTTCGCAAAGGAGTTGGTAGCACGCTTTCACAACGACTTTGCGGCGAATCAGGCAGAGAAGTCGTTCAATGCAAGATTTCGCAGCGGTGAACTACCAGAGAACATGCCTGAGTTTAATGTGGCAAGCGCGAGGGATCGTTTGCCGTTAGCTCAGGTCTTGAAGGAATGTGGTTTAGTCGTAAGCACTTCCGAAGCTCTGCGCCTACTTGACCAAGGGGGTATTCGGGTGGACGGGGAAAAGATCACAGATCGCAATCGAACGGTTGCAAAGGGAAGTACTGTAGTTGTCCAAGTCGGTAAACGCAGGTTCGCTCGGGTGCATGTCCACTGA
- a CDS encoding M23 family metallopeptidase, which produces MDREGRLLELTVRDDESVIVVSRENDSDFLLSVKPVATEIRIVLKSGAVASSLYSATDEAGIPDSISAAFAEVFSSEVDLHRDLRAGDHFSMVYEMTYSNGEALRPGKLLAAEFTNQGRTLQAIYFQDENGQTSYFAPNGKNLRQAFLKSPIEFSRITSGFSTSRLHPVLQVWRAHKGIDYGAPIGTRVRATSDGVVSFAGWQNGYGKTVVIRHSRGYTTLYGHLSGFPRELRSGNRVQQGEVIGFVGMTGLATGPHLHYEFHVNGSHVDPTRLAKRPGNELSVNSRHRFLEVASDRLSQLSALRDVSVASAQ; this is translated from the coding sequence GTGGACCGCGAAGGTCGATTGCTCGAATTGACCGTACGTGATGATGAGTCGGTCATTGTCGTATCAAGAGAAAACGATAGCGATTTCCTGTTGTCCGTTAAGCCCGTCGCAACCGAGATCCGAATTGTGCTCAAGTCGGGCGCTGTGGCGAGTTCCTTGTACTCGGCAACGGACGAGGCGGGCATACCAGATTCGATATCCGCTGCGTTCGCGGAGGTATTTTCCAGCGAAGTTGACCTTCACAGAGACCTTCGAGCAGGCGATCACTTCTCGATGGTCTACGAGATGACCTACTCAAATGGAGAAGCGTTGCGTCCCGGCAAGCTGCTTGCCGCCGAATTCACCAATCAAGGTCGCACCCTTCAGGCGATTTACTTCCAAGATGAGAATGGGCAGACAAGTTACTTCGCACCGAACGGAAAGAACCTCCGCCAGGCATTCTTGAAGTCGCCAATCGAGTTTTCACGCATAACGTCGGGATTCTCAACATCGCGACTTCATCCAGTCCTGCAGGTGTGGCGGGCGCACAAGGGAATCGATTATGGAGCACCTATCGGCACTCGAGTACGTGCAACGTCGGACGGTGTTGTTTCGTTTGCTGGTTGGCAGAATGGCTATGGCAAGACTGTGGTGATTCGACACAGTCGCGGATACACGACGTTGTATGGTCATCTGTCCGGGTTCCCAAGGGAATTGCGATCGGGAAACAGGGTTCAGCAAGGCGAGGTCATTGGCTTCGTGGGCATGACGGGCCTAGCTACAGGACCACATCTTCACTACGAATTCCATGTGAATGGAAGTCACGTCGATCCCACGCGTCTGGCCAAGCGCCCGGGCAATGAACTCTCTGTCAACTCAAGGCACCGGTTCCTTGAAGTTGCGTCCGACAGACTCTCGCAATTGAGTGCGTTGAGGGATGTATCGGTAGCTTCTGCGCAGTGA
- the erpA gene encoding iron-sulfur cluster insertion protein ErpA, whose translation MNTTTGTMEALVFTDGAAEKVKQLIEEEGNPDLKLRVFVSGGGCSGFQYGFTFEERAEDDDLAVAKAGVTLLIDPMSYQYLVGAEIDYQENVEGAQFVIKNPNATSTCGCGSSFSA comes from the coding sequence ATGAACACGACAACTGGGACTATGGAAGCACTGGTTTTTACGGACGGTGCGGCTGAAAAAGTTAAGCAACTCATTGAAGAAGAAGGTAACCCTGACTTGAAACTCAGGGTTTTCGTAAGTGGGGGCGGCTGCTCGGGCTTTCAGTACGGTTTCACTTTTGAGGAACGGGCGGAGGACGATGATCTGGCGGTCGCCAAGGCGGGCGTAACTTTGCTCATTGACCCCATGAGCTATCAATATCTGGTCGGTGCGGAAATCGATTACCAGGAAAACGTGGAAGGTGCGCAGTTCGTGATCAAGAATCCAAACGCGACAAGTACTTGCGGGTGTGGGTCATCGTTTTCAGCATGA
- a CDS encoding polymer-forming cytoskeletal protein has product MKPAQRIDSLVGATVKIQGNVEFAGGLRIDGCVCGNVAGRVGEPSTLVLSEQGCIEGEIQSCVVVVNGAVRGSVRGTEYVELQPKASVTGDVYYKTIEIQLGALVDGRLVHEESDGGGKIVALKHPATSIE; this is encoded by the coding sequence ATGAAACCCGCACAGCGGATTGACAGCTTGGTCGGTGCAACGGTCAAAATTCAGGGCAACGTGGAGTTTGCTGGGGGGCTCAGAATAGATGGTTGCGTATGCGGAAATGTAGCTGGACGAGTTGGTGAACCTTCTACCCTGGTGTTGTCAGAACAAGGCTGCATTGAAGGAGAGATTCAGTCATGTGTCGTCGTAGTAAACGGTGCAGTGCGTGGGTCAGTGCGTGGAACCGAGTACGTTGAGCTGCAACCAAAGGCCAGCGTAACCGGAGACGTTTACTATAAGACCATAGAGATCCAGTTAGGAGCACTGGTGGATGGTCGGCTAGTGCACGAAGAGTCTGATGGGGGGGGGAAAATAGTCGCCCTTAAGCACCCTGCCACTTCTATTGAGTAA
- the rpsI gene encoding 30S ribosomal protein S9: MDVHQSLGTGRRKSAVARVFLRPGKGAFVLNGKPVDEFFSRETGRMVVRQPLELTNHLGSFDIMVNVTGGGESGQAGAVRHGIARALVEYDEALKPALRKAGLITRDAREVERKKVGLHKARRRKQFSKR; the protein is encoded by the coding sequence ATGGACGTTCATCAGAGTCTTGGTACAGGACGCCGAAAGAGTGCTGTTGCACGAGTTTTTCTGCGTCCGGGAAAGGGTGCATTCGTCCTTAACGGTAAGCCGGTTGACGAATTTTTCTCTCGCGAAACGGGTCGTATGGTCGTTCGTCAGCCCCTTGAACTTACCAACCATCTCGGTTCATTCGATATCATGGTGAATGTGACTGGAGGTGGTGAGTCCGGCCAGGCAGGTGCAGTGCGCCACGGTATCGCGCGCGCGCTCGTTGAGTATGACGAGGCACTTAAGCCGGCATTGCGGAAAGCCGGGCTGATAACACGGGACGCCCGAGAGGTCGAAAGAAAGAAGGTAGGTCTGCATAAGGCGCGTCGGCGCAAGCAGTTCTCAAAGCGGTAA
- the rplM gene encoding 50S ribosomal protein L13, whose product MKTFSAKPLEIERDWFVVDASDKVLGRVASIVAHRLRGKHKPIFTPHVDTGDFIVVVNADKMRVTGQKSKQKIYHRHSGYPGGIRSAAFEKVHARFPGRVLETAVKGMLPKGPLGYAMLRKLKVYSGAAHPHAAQQPKALNI is encoded by the coding sequence ATGAAGACCTTTTCAGCCAAACCACTCGAGATTGAGCGCGATTGGTTCGTAGTCGATGCAAGCGACAAGGTATTGGGCCGGGTGGCGTCTATCGTCGCTCATCGTTTGAGAGGAAAGCACAAACCTATTTTTACGCCTCACGTGGACACTGGAGACTTCATCGTTGTGGTGAATGCTGACAAGATGAGGGTGACGGGCCAAAAAAGTAAGCAGAAGATTTACCATCGGCACAGTGGATATCCTGGCGGCATCCGCAGTGCGGCCTTCGAGAAGGTTCATGCGCGCTTTCCTGGTCGAGTGCTTGAAACGGCAGTGAAAGGCATGCTTCCAAAAGGGCCACTTGGATATGCCATGCTCCGCAAGCTGAAAGTGTATTCGGGTGCGGCCCATCCTCACGCTGCGCAGCAACCAAAGGCCCTCAATATTTAG
- a CDS encoding Do family serine endopeptidase: MHKLWLLFTQAVTVTLAATLVATTLRPELVPFFDRRDALVTIREVRSPPAPPTSGLATGYREAAKKASPAVVNVFTSKDVKIPRHPLTNEPFFRRFFGDQLDEETQRFSSLGSGVVIDATGFVLTNHHVIDSADGIEVALPDGRKMAARVVGTDPETDLAVLKVRTTGLHAVTLAPTEALGVGDIVLAIGNPFGVGQTVTMGIVSALGRSHLGINTFENFIQTDAAINPGNSGGALVDSSGNLVGINSAIYSRSGGSMGIGFAIPVSLAKQVMDQIIATGTVTRGWIGVEVQELTSELAESFRLRSATGTLIAGVLRGGPADKAGVKPGDILTEVDGKTVTDSSSMLNSVAALRPGKVSRLQLIRNGKEMHVSVLVGRRPSQASTPTTEE, from the coding sequence ATGCACAAGCTTTGGCTCTTATTTACCCAAGCGGTCACGGTTACTCTTGCGGCGACCTTGGTAGCAACAACCTTGAGACCGGAGTTGGTCCCCTTTTTCGATCGGCGAGACGCCCTTGTCACGATTCGAGAAGTTCGGAGCCCGCCCGCACCCCCAACGTCAGGACTGGCTACCGGCTACCGAGAAGCTGCCAAGAAGGCATCCCCGGCTGTGGTGAACGTGTTCACAAGCAAGGACGTCAAGATTCCGAGACACCCCCTTACGAATGAACCGTTCTTTCGCCGGTTCTTTGGCGATCAGCTTGACGAAGAAACCCAGCGATTCTCCAGCCTAGGCTCAGGGGTCGTTATTGACGCAACTGGATTTGTTTTAACAAATCATCATGTTATTGACTCTGCCGACGGCATTGAGGTCGCCTTGCCTGACGGACGAAAGATGGCCGCACGTGTCGTCGGCACAGATCCCGAGACGGATCTCGCCGTACTCAAAGTGAGGACGACGGGTCTCCACGCGGTCACCCTCGCTCCTACGGAGGCACTTGGCGTGGGCGATATCGTACTTGCGATCGGCAACCCATTCGGAGTAGGTCAGACCGTGACTATGGGAATTGTGAGCGCGCTTGGACGAAGTCATCTTGGCATCAATACGTTCGAGAACTTCATTCAAACAGACGCGGCGATCAATCCTGGAAACTCCGGAGGAGCCCTAGTGGATAGTAGTGGCAATCTTGTTGGAATCAACAGTGCCATCTATTCGCGTAGTGGAGGCAGCATGGGAATAGGATTCGCGATTCCCGTAAGCTTGGCGAAGCAGGTGATGGATCAAATCATCGCAACCGGCACTGTTACGCGCGGCTGGATCGGTGTAGAAGTTCAAGAGCTTACGAGCGAACTAGCCGAGTCCTTTAGGCTGCGATCCGCTACGGGTACCCTCATAGCTGGTGTCTTACGGGGTGGCCCGGCCGACAAGGCAGGCGTAAAACCTGGGGATATCCTGACTGAAGTCGACGGCAAGACCGTGACAGACTCCTCGTCCATGTTGAACTCTGTGGCAGCACTAAGACCTGGAAAGGTCTCTCGGCTCCAACTAATACGAAACGGCAAGGAGATGCACGTATCAGTGCTAGTCGGACGAAGACCCTCGCAAGCCAGCACCCCCACTACAGAAGAATGA
- the tatC gene encoding twin-arginine translocase subunit TatC — protein MSEPDTFLSHLIELRDRLLKAVLAVLIVFLPCFYFAPQLYDFLAQPLMAALPEGSHMIATGVVTPFLVPVKVAMLVAVCISLPVVLYQAWAFVAPGLYAHEKRFVFPLIVASTFLFFAGMAFCYYFVFGVVFKFVYAIAPKSIEVAPDMENYFSFVMGMFVAFGVTFEVPVAVVLLVKMNFVTVAKLKEVRPYVIVGAFVVAAVVTPPDVVSQIMLAIPVWLLYELGIIVATLVARGSPQSQTSG, from the coding sequence ATGAGCGAGCCAGACACCTTTCTTTCACACTTGATCGAGTTGCGTGACCGTCTTCTCAAGGCGGTGCTGGCCGTCTTGATTGTTTTTCTCCCTTGCTTTTACTTCGCTCCGCAACTCTACGATTTCCTTGCGCAGCCTCTGATGGCAGCATTGCCTGAAGGCTCTCACATGATTGCGACTGGGGTGGTCACGCCATTCCTGGTTCCGGTCAAGGTAGCCATGCTGGTTGCGGTCTGTATATCGCTTCCGGTCGTTCTATACCAAGCTTGGGCCTTTGTTGCTCCTGGGCTCTATGCACATGAGAAGCGATTTGTCTTTCCCCTGATAGTCGCAAGCACATTCTTGTTTTTTGCGGGGATGGCATTTTGTTACTACTTCGTATTTGGGGTTGTGTTCAAGTTTGTCTATGCCATCGCACCAAAGAGCATTGAAGTGGCGCCTGACATGGAGAACTACTTCAGTTTCGTGATGGGGATGTTTGTCGCATTCGGCGTAACGTTCGAAGTGCCCGTCGCCGTCGTCCTGCTCGTTAAAATGAACTTTGTGACTGTTGCGAAGTTGAAGGAGGTTCGACCCTACGTCATTGTCGGCGCCTTCGTTGTTGCTGCCGTAGTGACGCCTCCTGACGTTGTTTCCCAAATCATGTTGGCTATACCCGTTTGGCTCTTGTATGAATTAGGAATCATCGTCGCTACGCTTGTCGCTAGGGGGTCACCGCAATCCCAAACCTCGGGCTGA
- the tatB gene encoding twin-arginine translocase subunit TatB produces the protein MFDVGFSEMLVIGVVALVVIGPDRLPKVAKTVGHLMGRMQRYVADVKADINREVEMSELKDLKRTMEDAAASVNSAVTAHANEISEEIKKTEEEFNRLSNPMVHFGLAGSGVSAPMHSSEHDSGEALSPPSQMELGLSDVGTSANVELAPEPRS, from the coding sequence ATGTTCGATGTCGGTTTCTCGGAGATGCTGGTGATTGGCGTCGTCGCCTTGGTGGTCATTGGCCCCGACCGGCTACCGAAGGTGGCAAAGACGGTCGGACATCTGATGGGACGGATGCAACGGTATGTGGCAGATGTCAAGGCAGACATCAACAGAGAAGTGGAGATGTCCGAACTGAAAGACCTGAAGAGGACCATGGAAGACGCGGCTGCTTCCGTGAACAGTGCAGTAACCGCCCACGCAAACGAAATCTCCGAAGAAATAAAGAAGACCGAAGAAGAGTTTAATCGTCTCTCCAATCCCATGGTGCATTTCGGTCTGGCAGGGAGCGGGGTTTCGGCACCGATGCATTCGTCAGAGCATGACTCGGGCGAGGCTCTTTCGCCACCTTCGCAGATGGAATTGGGCCTGTCAGATGTTGGAACGAGTGCCAACGTGGAGCTCGCGCCGGAACCGCGTTCGTAG
- the tatA gene encoding Sec-independent protein translocase subunit TatA: MGSFSIWHWLIVLLVVVLIFGTKKLRNLGQDLGGAVRGFKDGMKGDEEKGSNQKLEAATAGQTIDGEVKDKSKA, encoded by the coding sequence ATGGGAAGCTTTAGCATCTGGCACTGGTTGATCGTGCTGCTCGTAGTAGTGCTTATATTTGGTACCAAGAAGTTGCGCAATCTGGGGCAGGACCTCGGAGGAGCCGTTCGGGGCTTCAAGGACGGAATGAAGGGAGACGAGGAGAAAGGTTCAAATCAGAAGCTCGAGGCAGCTACCGCGGGTCAGACTATCGATGGTGAGGTCAAAGATAAATCTAAGGCCTGA
- a CDS encoding histidine triad nucleotide-binding protein — MKSDPHCIFCKIVAGTIPSRKVYEDEEVLVFHDIEPVAPVHLLIIPKEHVPSMAELSFDHTALIGRMMVMAGRLATEQGSPDGFRLIANTGRIGRQDVYHLHLHVIGSSQPLPGMIARS; from the coding sequence ATGAAATCAGACCCACACTGCATTTTCTGCAAGATCGTCGCTGGGACGATACCCAGTCGAAAGGTGTACGAGGATGAGGAGGTGTTGGTTTTTCACGATATAGAGCCAGTCGCTCCCGTTCACCTCTTGATCATTCCAAAGGAACACGTGCCTTCCATGGCGGAGTTGTCGTTTGATCACACTGCTCTAATAGGAAGAATGATGGTGATGGCTGGCCGTCTGGCGACTGAACAAGGATCCCCAGATGGATTCCGGTTGATTGCCAACACGGGTCGAATCGGGCGCCAAGACGTTTATCATTTGCATCTTCACGTGATCGGAAGTTCCCAGCCTTTGCCGGGTATGATCGCGCGGTCCTAA
- a CDS encoding phosphoribosyl-ATP diphosphatase yields the protein MIDAEILHRLAITLKERKGMDPSSSYVASLLAKGTDAILKKIGEEAAETIIAAKGDDKLPVVREMADLWFHCLVLLSHFDLGPDDVLAELRRREGISGVEEKASRGRSQS from the coding sequence ATGATCGACGCCGAGATTCTTCATCGTCTCGCAATTACTCTGAAAGAGCGAAAAGGAATGGACCCGTCGTCTTCCTACGTGGCCTCTCTGCTCGCGAAAGGGACCGATGCCATCCTCAAGAAGATCGGGGAAGAAGCAGCCGAAACCATAATTGCCGCGAAGGGCGATGATAAACTTCCCGTTGTCCGTGAGATGGCGGATCTTTGGTTCCATTGTTTGGTGTTGCTCTCCCACTTCGATTTGGGTCCCGATGATGTCTTAGCGGAACTCCGGCGAAGGGAGGGCATTTCGGGCGTGGAAGAAAAAGCGTCGCGTGGACGCAGTCAGTCATGA
- the hisI gene encoding phosphoribosyl-AMP cyclohydrolase — MSWIDDIAWSAEGLLPVIAQDSRSGRVLMFAYMNREALERSISTGEAHYWSRSRAKLWRKGEESGHLQKIKGIFIDCDGDVILLKVDQVGGIACHTGRESCFFRRLDGEQWRLTDEVIVDPSVIYGSRELKGKS, encoded by the coding sequence ATGTCCTGGATTGACGACATTGCGTGGTCCGCGGAAGGGCTGTTGCCAGTTATTGCTCAAGACTCGAGGAGTGGGCGCGTGTTGATGTTTGCGTACATGAACCGGGAGGCGCTGGAGCGCTCTATCAGTACAGGCGAGGCACACTACTGGTCCCGTTCTCGCGCGAAGCTATGGAGGAAGGGAGAGGAGTCTGGGCACTTGCAGAAGATCAAGGGGATCTTCATTGATTGCGACGGCGACGTGATTCTTCTGAAGGTCGACCAAGTCGGAGGCATTGCCTGTCATACGGGCCGAGAAAGCTGCTTTTTCAGGCGGCTCGATGGAGAGCAGTGGCGATTGACTGATGAAGTCATTGTGGACCCCTCGGTCATCTACGGATCGCGTGAATTGAAAGGTAAGTCATGA
- the hisF gene encoding imidazole glycerol phosphate synthase subunit HisF: protein MGLATRIIPCLDVTAGRVVKGVNFVGLRDAGDPVEIARRYDDQGADELTFLDITASSDGRDTMVHVVEQVASQVFIPLTVGGGVRSVSDIRRLLNAGADKVSINTAAVQDPHFVEEAACHFGSQCIVVAIDARRRSSEGSGRWEVFTHGGRRATGLDAIEWGIRMEAAGAGEILLTSMDRDGTKLGFDIELTRAFSDCLEVPIIASGGVGTLDHLVAGVLDGRADAVLAASIFHYGEFTVGQAKVHLAATGIEVRL, encoded by the coding sequence ATGGGCCTAGCAACTCGAATCATTCCCTGCCTTGATGTGACAGCAGGCCGTGTGGTCAAGGGGGTGAATTTCGTTGGCCTCAGAGACGCTGGCGATCCCGTGGAGATCGCACGTCGATACGACGACCAAGGCGCGGATGAACTCACGTTCCTCGATATCACAGCGAGCTCCGATGGTCGCGATACGATGGTTCATGTCGTCGAGCAGGTTGCGTCCCAGGTATTCATTCCACTGACTGTTGGCGGAGGGGTGCGCTCCGTCAGTGACATTCGTCGTCTATTGAACGCCGGAGCTGACAAAGTCAGCATCAATACTGCTGCGGTACAGGATCCCCACTTCGTAGAAGAAGCGGCGTGTCACTTCGGATCCCAATGCATTGTCGTAGCAATCGATGCTAGGCGAAGAAGTAGTGAAGGGTCCGGGAGGTGGGAGGTGTTCACCCACGGAGGCCGCCGGGCTACGGGGTTGGATGCCATCGAGTGGGGTATTCGGATGGAAGCCGCAGGCGCCGGCGAGATCTTGCTTACCAGTATGGATCGCGACGGCACAAAACTAGGTTTTGACATCGAGTTGACGCGAGCTTTCTCCGATTGTTTGGAAGTACCGATTATCGCCAGTGGCGGTGTCGGAACCCTTGACCACCTTGTGGCAGGTGTTCTTGACGGTCGCGCTGACGCCGTTCTTGCCGCAAGTATCTTTCATTACGGCGAATTCACGGTTGGGCAAGCGAAGGTACATTTGGCAGCGACGGGAATCGAGGTTCGCCTGTGA
- the hisA gene encoding 1-(5-phosphoribosyl)-5-[(5-phosphoribosylamino)methylideneamino]imidazole-4-carboxamide isomerase → MLIIPAIDLKDGHCVRLKQGVMEQATVFSEDPASMARHWLAQGARRLHLVDLNGAFAGKPKNEEAIKAVIQAVGDDVPVQLGGGIRDLDTIERYLDDGVSYIIIGTAAVKTPGFLHDACYAFPGHIMVALDAKAGKVAVDGWSKMTGHDVVDLAQKFQDYGVDSIIYTDIGRDGMLVGVNVEATVSLARALSVPVIASGGIASLEDVRSLCAVAQEGIAGAISGRALYEGALDFRQAQALADQLAPES, encoded by the coding sequence ATGCTGATCATTCCAGCCATAGATCTGAAAGACGGCCACTGTGTGCGCCTCAAACAAGGTGTGATGGAACAGGCGACGGTCTTTTCCGAAGACCCTGCATCGATGGCGAGGCATTGGCTTGCTCAGGGTGCACGACGATTGCACTTGGTGGACCTCAACGGCGCATTCGCCGGCAAGCCCAAGAATGAAGAGGCCATAAAAGCGGTGATCCAGGCAGTTGGCGACGATGTGCCTGTACAGCTTGGAGGTGGCATTCGTGACTTGGACACCATCGAGAGATATCTTGACGATGGAGTGAGCTACATCATCATCGGAACAGCTGCGGTGAAGACTCCTGGTTTTCTTCATGACGCTTGCTATGCCTTTCCGGGACACATCATGGTCGCGCTCGATGCGAAGGCGGGAAAGGTTGCAGTAGATGGCTGGTCCAAGATGACTGGACATGATGTGGTTGATCTCGCCCAGAAGTTTCAGGACTATGGTGTTGATTCGATCATCTATACGGACATCGGGCGGGACGGCATGCTCGTTGGGGTCAACGTGGAAGCCACCGTGTCACTGGCTCGCGCACTGTCCGTACCGGTGATTGCTAGCGGCGGCATCGCCTCTCTGGAAGACGTGCGCAGTTTGTGTGCAGTCGCGCAAGAAGGCATTGCCGGTGCCATTTCAGGCCGTGCCCTGTATGAAGGCGCACTTGATTTCAGGCAGGCGCAGGCTCTGGCTGATCAGTTGGCGCCCGAGTCTTGA
- the hisH gene encoding imidazole glycerol phosphate synthase subunit HisH: protein MRGLREDCLRPRVSCSESLMRITVVDYGMGNLRSVAKALERVAPDEEVVVTSDPDVVHSSDRVVFPGQGAMPDCMREMDARGLRSAILDAARSKPFLGICIGLQMLFERSEEGDVAGLGLLEGNVRRFPRNRMVDAEGRKLKVPHMGWNMVRQTHTHPLWEGIDQNARFYFVHSYHVVANTNITAAETDYPTPFVSAVSVRNIFAVQFHPEKSHNAGLRLLSNFVSWKISDVGALDLSRQISA, encoded by the coding sequence ATGCGCGGACTGCGGGAAGATTGCCTTCGACCAAGGGTGTCCTGTAGCGAGTCACTCATGCGGATCACGGTCGTCGACTATGGAATGGGCAACCTGCGGTCGGTTGCGAAAGCTCTTGAGCGAGTGGCTCCAGATGAAGAAGTGGTGGTCACCAGCGATCCGGATGTAGTCCACTCCTCTGACCGAGTTGTTTTTCCCGGCCAGGGAGCGATGCCTGATTGCATGCGGGAAATGGACGCGCGTGGATTGCGGTCCGCGATTCTTGATGCGGCTCGCAGCAAGCCGTTTCTTGGAATTTGCATCGGTCTGCAGATGTTGTTCGAAAGGAGCGAGGAGGGGGACGTAGCCGGCCTTGGGCTTCTCGAGGGCAACGTCCGGCGATTCCCCAGGAACCGCATGGTGGACGCGGAAGGAAGGAAGCTGAAGGTCCCTCATATGGGCTGGAACATGGTGCGCCAGACTCATACCCATCCGCTATGGGAAGGTATTGACCAGAACGCCCGCTTCTATTTTGTACACAGCTACCACGTAGTGGCCAATACGAACATAACTGCCGCAGAGACTGACTATCCAACACCGTTCGTGAGCGCGGTTAGCGTTCGTAACATTTTCGCGGTACAGTTTCATCCGGAAAAGAGTCACAACGCTGGACTCAGGCTGCTTTCCAACTTCGTTTCATGGAAGATCAGCGATGTCGGCGCGCTCGATCTCTCCCGGCAGATCTCCGCGTAG